From one Fusobacterium mortiferum ATCC 9817 genomic stretch:
- the lpxC gene encoding UDP-3-O-acyl-N-acetylglucosamine deacetylase, with amino-acid sequence MKRKTIAKEIEYIGIGLHKGENIKMRLLPSENGIIFKRVDLEEGKNEITLDIANTFDLTRGTNLQNEYGAKVHTIEHFLSALYALDITDLVVELDGNELPICDGSARVFIEIFEEAGLKELDSEVEPLVVKEPIYLTVGDKNVIALPYDGYKLTYAIRFEHTFLKSQLAEFEVNLENYKKEIAPARTFGFDYEIEYLKKNNLALGGTLDNAIVIKKDGVLNPSGLRFEDEFVRHKMLDIIGDLKILNRPIRAHIIAIKAGHALDIEFAKLLKNM; translated from the coding sequence ATGAAAAGAAAAACAATAGCTAAAGAGATAGAATATATTGGTATTGGACTCCACAAAGGAGAGAATATAAAGATGAGATTACTTCCAAGTGAAAATGGAATAATCTTTAAAAGAGTGGATTTAGAAGAGGGAAAAAATGAGATAACTTTAGATATAGCTAATACCTTTGATTTAACTCGTGGAACAAATCTACAAAATGAATATGGAGCAAAAGTACATACAATAGAGCATTTTCTATCAGCTCTTTATGCATTAGATATTACAGACTTAGTGGTGGAATTAGATGGAAATGAGCTACCTATCTGTGATGGAAGTGCAAGAGTATTTATAGAGATATTTGAAGAGGCAGGACTAAAGGAGTTAGACTCAGAAGTAGAACCATTAGTAGTAAAAGAGCCTATCTATTTGACAGTTGGGGATAAAAATGTAATAGCTCTACCATATGATGGGTATAAGCTAACTTATGCTATTAGATTTGAGCACACATTTTTAAAATCTCAATTGGCAGAGTTTGAAGTAAACTTAGAAAACTATAAAAAAGAGATAGCTCCAGCTAGAACTTTTGGTTTTGATTATGAGATAGAGTATCTAAAGAAAAATAATCTAGCACTAGGTGGAACATTGGATAATGCCATTGTTATAAAAAAAGATGGGGTATTAAATCCAAGTGGACTTAGATTTGAAGATGAGTTTGTAAGACATAAGATGTTGGATATTATTGGAGATTTAAAAATATTGAATAGACCAATAAGAGCACATATCATAGCTATAAAAGCTGGACACGCTTTAGATATAGAGTTTGCAAAATTACTAAAAAACATGTAA
- a CDS encoding YlmH family RNA-binding protein gives MDRKKFQNMFVEIDEFLIGAICDDIELCEEIEYPVYSKYFYPPQVCKKLSQMNIGSIDFSLCGISEGCEKNMIAVKPKNFPQEELYFPVKYFKVTNRSKFKELEHKHYLGTIMSLGIKRELMGDLIVEDDSCYGIVSEEIFDFLVDNLKEVGRNPVTVEEVNRSQVPSLKFEELIDSVSSVRLDNIVSVMINNSRSKGLELIETGEVSVNYVVDKEKNSPLKEGDIVTIRKKGKFIFEKILGENKKGKIRVLIKRFI, from the coding sequence TTGGACAGAAAAAAATTTCAGAATATGTTTGTAGAGATAGATGAATTTTTAATAGGGGCTATCTGTGATGATATAGAGCTATGTGAAGAGATAGAGTACCCTGTATATAGTAAATACTTTTATCCACCACAGGTGTGTAAAAAACTTTCTCAGATGAATATAGGAAGTATAGATTTTTCTCTATGTGGAATCAGTGAAGGTTGTGAAAAAAATATGATAGCTGTAAAACCTAAGAATTTTCCACAAGAGGAGCTATACTTTCCAGTGAAATATTTTAAGGTAACTAACAGATCAAAATTTAAGGAGCTAGAGCATAAACACTACCTTGGTACAATAATGTCCCTTGGAATAAAAAGGGAGTTGATGGGAGATTTGATAGTAGAAGATGACTCTTGCTATGGAATAGTTAGTGAGGAGATTTTTGATTTCTTAGTGGACAATCTAAAAGAGGTAGGAAGAAATCCTGTAACAGTAGAAGAGGTAAATAGAAGTCAAGTTCCCAGTCTGAAATTTGAAGAGTTAATAGACAGTGTAAGCTCTGTAAGATTAGACAATATTGTTTCTGTGATGATTAATAACTCAAGGAGCAAAGGGCTAGAGTTGATAGAAACTGGAGAGGTATCTGTAAACTATGTGGTAGATAAGGAGAAAAATAGTCCCTTAAAAGAGGGGGATATAGTTACCATAAGAAAAAAAGGGAAGTTCATATTTGAAAAGATATTGGGGGAGAATAAAAAAGGAAAAATAAGAGTACTGATAAAGAGATTTATCTAG
- the lpxB gene encoding lipid-A-disaccharide synthase — translation MKFFVSTGEVSGDLHLSYLVEAIKKKYRDVEFYGVAGRHSRNVGVEVIQDIDELAIMGFTEVLKKYSFLKRKANEYIDFIKKENIKKVILVDYGGFNLKFLELLKQEIEDIEVYYYIPPKLWIWGEKRIKKLIKADHIMVIFPWEVDFYKKHGVDAIYYGNPFVDKYIVEKRSEEYILLLPGSRKQEIKTLLPTMLEIVKRDENRKFLLKLSSREHLKWIDEDLTKYPNLTLEFEKKLPECVKKSKVAIAASGTVTLELALMGLPTIVVYKTGFINAFIARHILKIGFVSLPNLTLDREVFPELLQERCSVEEIEKYLKKIEDNREKIQKDIEEVRERLSGKNVVESYGDFLVKGEK, via the coding sequence ATGAAATTTTTTGTATCAACTGGGGAAGTTTCTGGGGACTTACATCTTTCATATTTAGTGGAAGCTATCAAGAAAAAATATAGAGATGTAGAGTTTTATGGAGTTGCAGGTAGACATAGTAGAAATGTTGGAGTAGAGGTTATCCAAGATATAGATGAGCTTGCAATAATGGGATTTACTGAGGTGTTGAAAAAATATAGCTTTTTGAAGAGAAAAGCTAATGAGTATATAGATTTTATAAAAAAAGAGAATATAAAAAAGGTTATCCTAGTAGATTACGGAGGATTTAACCTAAAATTTTTGGAGCTATTAAAGCAGGAGATAGAGGATATAGAGGTGTACTACTATATTCCACCAAAGCTTTGGATATGGGGAGAGAAGAGAATAAAAAAACTTATAAAAGCTGACCATATTATGGTAATCTTTCCTTGGGAGGTAGATTTCTATAAAAAGCACGGGGTAGATGCTATATATTATGGAAATCCTTTTGTAGATAAATACATAGTGGAAAAAAGAAGTGAGGAGTATATCCTTCTTTTACCAGGAAGTAGAAAGCAGGAGATAAAGACTCTTTTACCTACTATGTTGGAGATAGTAAAAAGAGATGAAAATAGAAAATTTTTACTAAAGCTTTCAAGTAGAGAGCATCTAAAATGGATAGATGAGGATTTGACAAAATATCCTAATCTTACTCTTGAGTTTGAGAAAAAACTTCCAGAGTGTGTAAAAAAATCTAAGGTAGCTATAGCTGCTTCTGGAACTGTAACTTTAGAACTTGCTCTTATGGGATTACCTACAATAGTGGTGTATAAGACAGGATTTATCAATGCATTTATAGCTAGACATATTTTAAAAATTGGTTTTGTTTCTCTACCAAATCTCACTTTGGATAGAGAGGTATTTCCAGAACTTCTACAAGAGAGATGCAGTGTGGAAGAGATAGAAAAATATCTAAAAAAGATAGAAGATAATAGAGAGAAAATCCAAAAGGATATAGAAGAGGTAAGGGAAAGACTTTCAGGAAAAAATGTAGTGGAAAGTTATGGAGACTTTCTAGTGAAAGGAGAGAAATGA
- the lpxA gene encoding acyl-ACP--UDP-N-acetylglucosamine O-acyltransferase: MIDIHNTAIIEEGAIIEDGVKIGPYCIIGKDVKIGKNTTIQSHVVIEGITEIGENNTIYSFVSIGKASQDLKYKGEPTKTIIGNNNTIREFVTIHRGTDDRWETRIGNGNLIMAYVHVAHDVIIGDGCIFSNNATLAGHVVVDSYAIVGGLTPIHQFCRIGSYSMTGGASAVNQDICPFILAEGNKAIPRGLNSVGLRRRGFTDEEISRLKKAYKIVFRSGLPLKDALAQIEAEIEQDKNITYFVDFIKNSNRGIAR; the protein is encoded by the coding sequence ATGATAGATATTCATAATACTGCTATAATTGAAGAGGGTGCTATAATAGAAGATGGAGTAAAGATAGGACCATATTGTATAATCGGTAAAGATGTAAAAATTGGTAAAAATACTACAATCCAATCTCATGTTGTAATAGAAGGGATAACAGAGATAGGAGAAAATAATACTATCTACTCTTTTGTTTCTATAGGAAAAGCATCTCAAGACTTAAAATATAAAGGGGAACCTACTAAAACTATAATTGGAAACAATAATACTATCAGAGAGTTTGTAACTATTCATAGAGGAACAGATGACAGATGGGAAACTAGAATAGGAAATGGAAATCTTATTATGGCATATGTCCATGTGGCACATGATGTTATTATAGGAGATGGTTGTATATTCTCTAACAATGCTACACTAGCAGGGCATGTGGTAGTAGATAGCTATGCAATAGTAGGAGGACTTACACCAATACACCAATTTTGTAGAATAGGTTCTTACTCTATGACAGGGGGAGCTAGTGCTGTAAACCAAGATATATGTCCATTTATATTAGCCGAGGGTAACAAAGCTATACCTAGAGGGCTAAATAGTGTAGGACTTAGAAGAAGAGGATTTACAGATGAGGAGATAAGCAGACTTAAAAAAGCTTATAAGATAGTGTTCAGAAGTGGACTTCCTCTAAAAGATGCTCTTGCTCAAATAGAGGCAGAGATAGAACAAGATAAAAATATAACATACTTTGTGGATTTTATAAAAAATAGTAATAGAGGTATAGCTAGATAA
- a CDS encoding ABC transporter ATP-binding protein: protein MKLNLFQNKSLNTFLRYSFKYKWAMVAVILMSVLTSSMGAVPAWLSKYLIDDVLVKKDPKMMVLVISAIFISTVIKVVSAYYASISSNYVTETIKRDIKIDVFNHLQKLPISYFRKNKLGDIMARLSGDSSTLGRIGFMLFDMLKEFITVVALVFRMFQVDWILALVSLTVMPFIISTVKKYTKKIRKSGRIRQDTSGAVAAFIQESLSGIFVIKAFNNSDMIIDRFKEISMDEFQKSYKSTKIKAKVSPINEVITTLMVVLVAAYGGYQIVVTKTMSPGDLISFVTAMGLMSQPLKRLISKNNDVQEAIPSADRVIEILDIPIETDYYGEEAELKGKIEEIKFENVSFAYDDAKSNALKNIDLEIKAGDVVAFVGKSGSGKTTIVNLIPRFFETTEGRLLINGHDIKNISLKKYRDLIGIVPQESFLFSGTISENISFGKENVSQEEIVKAAKMANAYEFIKELPEGLETEVGERGVMLSGGQKQRIAIARALIQNPEILILDEATSALDTESERLVQDALDRLMVNRTTFVIAHRLSTIINADKIVVMENGRIKEVGRHQDLLDKNGLYKHFYDIQFGKEVKQRDEMKI, encoded by the coding sequence ATGAAACTAAATTTATTTCAAAATAAATCATTAAACACATTCTTAAGATACAGTTTTAAATATAAGTGGGCTATGGTAGCTGTAATACTTATGTCTGTACTCACTTCATCAATGGGAGCTGTGCCAGCGTGGCTTAGTAAATATTTGATAGATGATGTACTAGTAAAAAAAGACCCTAAGATGATGGTACTTGTAATATCAGCAATTTTTATATCTACAGTTATAAAGGTAGTATCTGCTTACTATGCTAGTATCTCATCTAACTATGTAACTGAAACTATTAAAAGGGATATAAAAATAGATGTTTTTAATCATTTGCAAAAACTTCCTATCTCTTACTTTAGAAAAAATAAGTTAGGAGATATAATGGCAAGACTTTCTGGAGATTCATCTACTTTAGGAAGAATTGGATTTATGCTTTTTGATATGTTAAAGGAGTTTATAACAGTTGTAGCCTTAGTATTTAGAATGTTTCAAGTGGATTGGATATTGGCTTTGGTATCACTTACAGTTATGCCATTTATTATTTCTACTGTAAAAAAATATACTAAGAAGATTAGAAAATCTGGAAGAATTAGACAGGATACCTCAGGAGCTGTTGCAGCTTTTATTCAAGAGAGCTTATCTGGAATATTTGTAATCAAAGCTTTTAATAATAGTGATATGATTATTGATAGATTTAAAGAGATAAGTATGGACGAGTTCCAAAAATCATATAAGAGTACTAAGATAAAGGCAAAAGTATCTCCAATAAATGAGGTAATAACTACTCTTATGGTTGTATTAGTAGCTGCCTATGGAGGATATCAGATAGTTGTTACTAAAACTATGTCCCCAGGGGATTTAATATCTTTCGTTACAGCTATGGGACTTATGAGCCAACCTCTAAAGAGATTAATCTCTAAAAATAATGATGTACAAGAAGCTATTCCATCAGCTGACAGGGTAATAGAGATATTGGATATACCTATTGAAACAGATTACTATGGAGAAGAGGCAGAGTTAAAAGGAAAGATAGAGGAGATAAAATTTGAAAATGTATCTTTTGCTTATGATGATGCTAAGAGTAATGCTCTAAAAAATATAGATCTGGAGATAAAAGCTGGAGATGTTGTAGCCTTTGTAGGTAAGAGTGGAAGTGGAAAGACTACAATAGTAAATCTTATCCCTAGATTTTTTGAAACTACTGAAGGAAGACTTCTTATCAATGGACATGATATAAAAAATATCTCTTTGAAAAAATATAGAGATTTAATAGGTATAGTTCCTCAAGAGAGTTTTCTATTCTCTGGAACAATATCTGAAAATATCTCCTTTGGTAAGGAAAATGTATCTCAAGAGGAGATAGTAAAAGCAGCTAAGATGGCAAATGCTTATGAATTTATAAAAGAGTTGCCTGAAGGGCTTGAGACTGAAGTAGGAGAGAGGGGAGTAATGCTATCTGGAGGACAAAAACAGAGAATAGCAATAGCTAGAGCCCTAATTCAAAATCCAGAGATACTTATACTAGATGAGGCAACATCTGCCCTAGATACTGAGTCTGAAAGACTTGTACAAGATGCCCTAGATAGACTTATGGTAAATAGAACAACATTTGTAATAGCTCATAGACTTTCTACTATTATCAATGCTGATAAGATAGTGGTAATGGAAAATGGTAGAATAAAAGAGGTTGGAAGACACCAAGATTTATTAGATAAAAATGGACTTTATAAACATTTTTATGATATACAGTTTGGAAAAGAAGTAAAACAAAGAGATGAGATGAAGATATAG
- a CDS encoding LpxI family protein, with protein MKKVGIIVGNGKLPLYFLEEAEKQNIDVFPLGLFDTIDDRIKAHKNFVSFNIGEVGSIVKYFLLNGIDEIVMLGKVEKDIIFKDMKLDRFGEELLKRLPDRKDETLLFAVIGFFRLNGIKVLPQNHLLKDFMFRDECYTKIVPSDEDRKTIKIGIEAAKALSEVDAGQTVVCKDSSVVALEGIEGTDKTIKRAGELAGSGCIVVKMSRPQQDMRVDIPAVGIETIKRAVEIGARGIVGEAGRMLFLNRDEAIRLAEENSLFILGIKV; from the coding sequence ATGAAAAAAGTAGGAATAATAGTAGGTAATGGGAAATTACCCCTCTATTTTCTTGAAGAGGCTGAAAAACAGAATATTGATGTTTTTCCCCTAGGGCTATTTGATACCATAGATGATAGGATAAAGGCTCATAAAAATTTTGTGTCTTTTAATATTGGAGAGGTGGGAAGTATTGTAAAGTACTTCCTGCTAAATGGTATTGATGAGATAGTTATGTTGGGAAAAGTTGAAAAAGATATAATATTTAAAGATATGAAATTAGATAGATTTGGAGAGGAACTTCTGAAGAGATTGCCAGATAGAAAAGATGAAACTCTCCTTTTTGCAGTTATAGGATTTTTTAGATTAAATGGAATAAAGGTGTTACCTCAAAATCATCTTTTGAAAGACTTTATGTTTAGAGATGAGTGTTATACTAAGATAGTACCTAGTGATGAGGATAGAAAAACTATAAAGATAGGAATAGAGGCAGCTAAGGCTCTAAGTGAGGTAGATGCTGGACAGACTGTGGTGTGTAAAGATTCATCAGTAGTGGCACTAGAGGGGATAGAGGGAACAGATAAAACAATAAAAAGAGCTGGAGAGCTAGCTGGTAGTGGGTGTATTGTTGTGAAGATGTCAAGACCTCAACAGGATATGAGGGTAGATATACCAGCTGTAGGAATAGAGACAATAAAAAGGGCTGTAGAGATAGGAGCTAGAGGAATTGTTGGAGAAGCAGGGAGAATGCTTTTTTTAAATAGAGATGAGGCTATAAGATTAGCAGAGGAAAACTCTCTATTTATCCTCGGAATAAAAGTTTGA
- the fabZ gene encoding 3-hydroxyacyl-ACP dehydratase FabZ, with protein MLNTLEIMERIPHRYPFLLVDRIIDVNKEEQKIRGLKNVTINEEFFNGHFPGHPIMPGVLIVEGMAQCLGVLVMEGVEGKVPYFVGVESAKFKNPIRPGDQIIYEVEVEKIKRNFVKAHGKALVDGNVACEASFTFCIADK; from the coding sequence ATGTTAAATACTTTAGAAATAATGGAAAGAATCCCACACAGATATCCATTCCTATTAGTGGATAGAATCATTGATGTAAACAAAGAGGAGCAAAAAATAAGAGGACTTAAAAATGTAACTATCAATGAGGAGTTCTTCAATGGACACTTTCCAGGACATCCTATTATGCCAGGAGTACTAATAGTAGAGGGAATGGCTCAATGTTTAGGAGTACTTGTAATGGAAGGAGTAGAGGGAAAAGTTCCTTACTTCGTAGGTGTAGAGAGTGCAAAATTCAAAAATCCAATCAGACCTGGAGACCAAATTATATATGAAGTAGAAGTAGAAAAAATCAAAAGAAACTTCGTAAAAGCTCACGGAAAAGCTTTAGTAGATGGAAATGTTGCTTGTGAAGCAAGCTTTACTTTCTGTATAGCAGATAAATAA
- a CDS encoding GNAT family N-acetyltransferase has translation MYKIYTLEELEENFGKMKDIDEDFIEDKDGEYFVIKVQDSLVGYILVDEDERCYLIRRIFVRAGMRYKSYGMKLIKFLVNHGIEQKKEKIICIDFSKQDFFKKNGFKENDGVLEIDNIQRETLRMKEGKKVVISSILQNIFLAVIKILGGIYGNSRALVSDGINSLSDVGSSFGILLGIYFSNKPADEEHPYGHEKIESIIGNMLGVFLLLTAFELGKGSVELLISGEYTNTPAYTTIIWAGISMVVKFFMYRYKLKVGMATDNSALIADAKDSKSDVYSSGGVIFGILLSIWVSPIFDIILSLIVALLIFKEGISIIFETSDLILDKQDEEFIGEIERYLNENENIKNVHDIFMRKSGDKVFLSMHIRVPKEMTVYEAHNMIDSIREGIVLDFENVKDVMIHVDYLH, from the coding sequence ATGTATAAAATATACACTTTAGAAGAATTAGAAGAGAATTTTGGTAAAATGAAGGATATAGATGAGGACTTTATAGAGGATAAAGATGGAGAGTACTTTGTTATAAAAGTTCAAGATAGCTTGGTAGGATATATCTTAGTAGATGAGGATGAGAGATGCTATCTTATTAGAAGGATTTTTGTAAGAGCTGGAATGAGATATAAGTCTTATGGAATGAAGCTTATAAAATTTTTGGTAAATCATGGGATAGAACAGAAAAAAGAGAAGATAATATGTATAGATTTTTCTAAGCAGGATTTTTTTAAGAAAAATGGATTTAAAGAAAATGATGGAGTTTTGGAGATAGATAATATTCAAAGGGAAACTTTGAGAATGAAAGAGGGAAAAAAAGTTGTAATCTCTTCAATACTTCAAAATATCTTTCTTGCAGTTATAAAAATTCTAGGGGGAATATATGGAAATTCTAGAGCTTTAGTATCAGATGGAATAAACTCTCTATCAGATGTGGGAAGCTCTTTTGGAATTTTATTAGGAATATATTTTAGTAACAAGCCAGCAGATGAGGAACATCCATATGGACATGAAAAAATTGAGAGTATAATAGGAAACATGTTAGGGGTATTTTTACTTCTTACAGCTTTTGAATTGGGAAAGGGAAGTGTGGAACTACTTATCAGTGGAGAGTACACTAACACTCCAGCTTATACTACAATTATCTGGGCTGGAATCTCTATGGTAGTGAAATTTTTTATGTATAGATATAAGCTAAAAGTGGGAATGGCAACAGATAACAGTGCACTGATAGCTGATGCTAAGGATAGTAAAAGTGATGTCTACTCATCTGGAGGAGTAATATTTGGAATACTTCTATCTATATGGGTATCTCCAATATTTGACATCATACTAAGTTTGATAGTGGCTCTTTTAATATTTAAAGAGGGTATCTCTATAATATTTGAAACTTCTGACTTGATACTAGATAAACAAGATGAGGAGTTTATAGGAGAGATAGAGAGATATCTAAATGAAAACGAAAATATAAAAAATGTACATGATATCTTTATGAGAAAATCTGGAGATAAGGTATTTCTATCTATGCATATAAGAGTACCTAAGGAGATGACTGTCTATGAGGCTCACAATATGATAGATAGTATCAGAGAGGGAATAGTTTTAGATTTTGAAAATGTAAAAGATGTAATGATACATGTGGATTATTTACACTAA
- a CDS encoding ATP-dependent helicase, which produces MSILDKLNDKQREAAAKIEGALLILAGAGSGKTRTITYRIAHMIDEIGISPYKILAVTFTNKAAKEMKERVESLVGEDAKRVMISTFHSFGLRLLRVYGDRLGYNANFTIYDTDDQKRVAKNIMKDLVVKDKSLKEGLVASIISKLKEDGISPDEYETTEKYNDNGKIVAEVYRRYNSVLKNNNAMDFSDILVNTDRLLDIPDVLDKVQEKFRYIMVDEYQDTNNIQYKIVNKIAKKYGNICVVGDENQSIYGFRGANIQNILDFEKDYPNATVVKLEENYRSTSVILDAANSVIRNNSSARDKKLWTKKTVGEKITVEGCYDGREEAGFVVGEIIKGKAKGAKYKDFTILYRTNAQSRMFEEKLLRENIPYKIFGGMQFYQRAEIKDIVAYLAVINNTTDNLNLARILNVPKRKIGDKTVEKIEDFAKEQNLSLFSALGRANEIAGLSANLKITLLDFYNMMREFIELSEGINVSELFDTIVREIKYSDYLIANYEDYEARKENIEELKNSIVELEKVVENLTLREYLENISLVSATDNLEDEKDYVKLMTIHNSKGLEFPTVFVVGVEEGLFPGSRADFDSNELEEERRLCYVAITRAEDKLYMTYAKSRMMYGNEDWGREPSRFLDEIPKELIERATPAVTEYVPKTEKGSFITERAFKKMITIEDLNKTAKNFPYSVGEKVMHKKFGLGVVKAVNDKKVEINFVDGKREIAMAVAEKFLTKC; this is translated from the coding sequence ATGAGTATATTAGATAAATTAAATGATAAGCAGAGGGAGGCTGCTGCTAAGATAGAGGGAGCTCTTCTTATATTAGCAGGGGCAGGTTCTGGAAAGACTAGAACTATTACCTATAGGATAGCTCATATGATAGATGAGATAGGGATATCTCCTTATAAAATCCTAGCTGTAACATTTACTAATAAGGCAGCTAAGGAGATGAAGGAGAGAGTGGAATCTCTAGTGGGAGAGGACGCTAAAAGAGTTATGATATCTACATTCCACTCATTTGGACTTAGACTGCTAAGAGTGTATGGAGATAGATTAGGATACAATGCTAACTTTACTATCTATGATACAGATGACCAAAAGAGAGTAGCTAAAAATATAATGAAAGATTTGGTAGTAAAGGATAAAAGTTTAAAAGAGGGATTGGTAGCCTCTATTATCTCAAAATTAAAAGAGGACGGAATATCTCCTGATGAGTATGAGACAACTGAAAAGTATAATGACAATGGAAAGATAGTAGCAGAGGTATATAGAAGATATAACTCTGTACTTAAAAATAATAATGCAATGGACTTTTCAGATATCCTAGTAAATACAGATAGGTTATTAGATATTCCAGATGTACTAGATAAGGTACAGGAGAAATTTAGATATATAATGGTAGATGAGTACCAAGATACAAATAATATTCAGTATAAGATAGTGAATAAGATAGCTAAAAAATATGGGAATATCTGTGTAGTAGGAGATGAAAACCAAAGTATCTATGGATTTAGAGGGGCAAATATCCAAAATATCCTAGATTTTGAAAAGGATTATCCAAATGCAACAGTGGTAAAGCTAGAAGAGAACTATCGCTCTACCTCTGTAATACTAGATGCTGCTAACTCTGTAATCAGAAACAACTCAAGTGCTAGAGATAAAAAGCTATGGACTAAGAAGACAGTGGGAGAAAAAATCACTGTGGAAGGTTGTTATGATGGAAGAGAGGAAGCTGGATTTGTAGTTGGAGAGATAATCAAAGGAAAGGCTAAGGGAGCTAAGTACAAAGATTTTACAATCCTATATAGAACCAATGCTCAATCGAGAATGTTTGAGGAAAAACTACTTCGTGAAAATATCCCTTATAAGATTTTTGGTGGAATGCAATTCTATCAAAGAGCAGAGATAAAAGATATTGTAGCTTATCTAGCTGTAATCAATAATACTACTGATAATCTAAACCTAGCAAGAATCTTAAATGTACCAAAAAGAAAGATAGGAGATAAGACAGTAGAGAAGATAGAGGATTTTGCTAAAGAACAAAATCTTTCACTATTCAGTGCACTGGGAAGAGCTAATGAGATAGCTGGACTAAGTGCTAATCTTAAGATAACTCTTTTAGATTTTTACAATATGATGAGGGAGTTTATTGAGCTAAGTGAAGGGATAAATGTTTCTGAGCTATTTGATACAATAGTTAGAGAGATAAAATACAGTGATTATCTAATAGCTAACTATGAGGACTATGAAGCTAGAAAAGAGAATATAGAGGAGTTGAAAAACTCAATAGTGGAGTTGGAAAAGGTAGTAGAAAATCTTACTTTGAGAGAGTATCTTGAGAATATCTCACTAGTCAGTGCAACAGATAACCTTGAAGATGAAAAAGATTATGTAAAACTTATGACTATACATAACTCTAAGGGATTGGAGTTTCCTACTGTATTTGTAGTTGGAGTAGAGGAAGGACTGTTCCCTGGAAGTAGAGCAGACTTTGATAGCAATGAGCTAGAGGAAGAGAGAAGACTTTGTTATGTAGCTATCACTAGAGCAGAGGATAAACTCTATATGACATATGCTAAGAGTAGAATGATGTATGGAAATGAAGATTGGGGCAGAGAGCCATCAAGATTTTTAGATGAGATACCTAAGGAGCTAATAGAGAGAGCAACTCCAGCAGTTACTGAGTATGTACCTAAAACTGAGAAGGGAAGCTTTATTACAGAGAGAGCTTTCAAAAAGATGATAACTATTGAAGATTTAAACAAAACAGCTAAAAACTTCCCATACTCTGTGGGAGAGAAGGTTATGCATAAAAAATTTGGTCTAGGAGTAGTTAAAGCTGTAAATGATAAAAAAGTTGAGATAAACTTTGTAGATGGAAAAAGAGAGATTGCTATGGCAGTAGCTGAAAAATTCTTAACTAAGTGTTAA
- the pssA gene encoding CDP-diacylglycerol--serine O-phosphatidyltransferase, with amino-acid sequence MVKRKYIAPNAITAANMFLGYLSITASIKGNFIQAIWFIILAMVCDGLDGKTARKLDAFSEFGKEFDSFCDAISFGLAPSILVYSILMQYASASAFIVPVSFIYALCGVMRLVKFNIITVASNEKGDFSGMPIPNAAAMVCSYYLVCYYLQKNFDINLFNLDIFMAITIIAAILMVSTIKFKTPDKAFSFIPKKFAGLFILVVIVTLKYSLFVVSFFYVIINLMNFATKIFDSSNDDNDKELVDVIEEESEEEEKEKK; translated from the coding sequence ATGGTTAAAAGAAAATATATTGCACCTAATGCAATTACAGCTGCTAATATGTTCCTAGGATACCTTAGTATTACAGCTTCTATTAAAGGAAATTTTATTCAAGCTATTTGGTTTATTATACTGGCTATGGTTTGTGATGGACTAGATGGAAAAACAGCTAGAAAACTAGATGCTTTCAGTGAGTTTGGAAAAGAGTTCGACTCATTTTGTGATGCTATATCATTTGGATTGGCACCAAGTATCTTAGTATATTCTATCCTTATGCAATATGCTTCTGCTAGTGCTTTCATAGTTCCAGTTTCATTTATATATGCTCTTTGTGGAGTAATGAGACTTGTAAAATTTAATATTATTACAGTGGCTTCTAATGAGAAGGGAGACTTCAGTGGTATGCCTATCCCTAACGCTGCTGCTATGGTTTGTTCTTACTATTTAGTATGTTACTACCTACAAAAGAATTTTGATATTAATCTTTTTAACTTAGATATCTTTATGGCTATAACAATTATAGCTGCTATATTAATGGTTAGTACAATAAAATTTAAAACTCCTGATAAAGCTTTCTCATTTATTCCTAAAAAGTTTGCTGGTTTATTTATTTTAGTGGTTATCGTAACATTAAAATATAGTTTATTTGTGGTTTCATTCTTCTATGTAATTATAAACCTTATGAACTTTGCTACAAAAATCTTTGATAGCTCTAATGATGATAATGATAAAGAGTTAGTTGATGTTATTGAAGAGGAAAGTGAAGAGGAAGAAAAAGAAAAGAAATAA